From a single Helicoverpa armigera isolate CAAS_96S chromosome 7, ASM3070526v1, whole genome shotgun sequence genomic region:
- the LOC110372415 gene encoding E3 ubiquitin-protein ligase Mdm2 isoform X2: MLIPGARNTINGMDHSWSRRCSTETVFSIQGKETDIARDTSDTEAATDATDASDVEYEPVTEPEDDGPLADDDTSANSDNDIIATKVIEVSVGDDGELQFADSERTDSHDSDSEMDLYDYWHCAQCRAENNNPLYRYCHKCFQVRKNFFPPRPRRKRRARPKDDIPRTLSQDSGVDSPMSQDVLTSQEVDVPASQDLLASQDLLASQDLLASQDLLASQDLPASQDLLASQDLLTSQDVNVPASQDAVQCGEGTSSTLPSSALSRFRKRRADSADRRTKRKRLSRTDSDTDLDFDDDIKTKINVRPLVKTVSDPAITIEEAPVKITKKVIAKTLIEKMEDKDLCVICISEPKSGVFVHGRIAHICCCYKCAVKVWVKAKRCPVCNCKVSNVLKAVVM, encoded by the exons ATATTGCGCGCGACACGAGCGACACGGAGGCGGCGACGGATGCGACAGACGCGAGCGACGTGGAGTACGAGCCGGTGACGGAGCCCGAAGACGACGGACCCCTAGCGGACGACGATACCTCCGCGAATAGCGAC AACGACATAATAGCGACGAAGGTAATAGAAGTGTCGGTGGGCGACGATGGCGAGCTTCAGTTCGCGGACTCGGAGCGCACGGACTCGCACGACAGCGACAGCGAAATGGATCTGTACGACTACTGGCATTGTGCGCAGTGTCGCGCGGAGAACAACAACCCCTTGTACAGATACTGTCATAAGTGTTTCCAG GTACGAAAAAACTTCTTCCCGCCGCGACCGCGCCGCAAGCGTCGAGCGAGACCGAAGGACGACATCCCGCGCACTCTGTCGCAGGACTCCGGTGTGGACTCGCCCATGAGCCAGGACGTGCTCACCAGCCAGGAGGTGGACGTGCCCGCCAGCCAGGACTTGCTCGCCAGCCAGGACTTGCTCGCTAGCCAGGACCTGCTCGCCAGCCAGGACCTGCTCGCCAGCCAGGACCTGCCCGCCAGCCAGGACCTGCTCGCCAGCCAGGACTTGCTGACCAGCCAGGACGTGAATGTCCCCGCCAGCCAGGATGCAGTCCAGTGCGGTGAGGGCACGTCCTCTACTCTCCCCTCCTCCGCGCTCAGTAGGTTCCGCAAGCGCCGCGCCGACTCCGCCGACCGTAGGACCAAACGCAAGCGTCTCTCGCGAACCGACTCCGACACAGACCTAGACTTCGATGACGATATTAAAACGAAAATCAACGTCCGACCGCTCGTTAAAACCGTCAGCGACCCCGCGATCACCATCGAAGAGGCCCCCGTTAAAATCACTAAAAAGGTTATAGCTAAAACTCTGATAGAAAAGATGGAAGATAAGGACTTGTGTGTGATCTGTATCTCGGAGCCGAAGTCCGGCGTGTTCGTGCACGGCCGGATCGCGCACATCTGTTGCTGTTACAAGTGCGCTGTCAAAGTGTGGGTCAAGGCCAAGAGATGCCCTGTCTGCAATTGTAAAGTTAGCAATGTTCTGAAAGCGGTTGTTATGTGA
- the LOC110372415 gene encoding E3 ubiquitin-protein ligase Mdm2 isoform X3, whose translation MNATTTFSSDHSWSRRCSTETVFSIQGKETDIARDTSDTEAATDATDASDVEYEPVTEPEDDGPLADDDTSANSDNDIIATKVIEVSVGDDGELQFADSERTDSHDSDSEMDLYDYWHCAQCRAENNNPLYRYCHKCFQVRKNFFPPRPRRKRRARPKDDIPRTLSQDSGVDSPMSQDVLTSQEVDVPASQDLLASQDLLASQDLLASQDLLASQDLPASQDLLASQDLLTSQDVNVPASQDAVQCGEGTSSTLPSSALSRFRKRRADSADRRTKRKRLSRTDSDTDLDFDDDIKTKINVRPLVKTVSDPAITIEEAPVKITKKVIAKTLIEKMEDKDLCVICISEPKSGVFVHGRIAHICCCYKCAVKVWVKAKRCPVCNCKVSNVLKAVVM comes from the exons ATATTGCGCGCGACACGAGCGACACGGAGGCGGCGACGGATGCGACAGACGCGAGCGACGTGGAGTACGAGCCGGTGACGGAGCCCGAAGACGACGGACCCCTAGCGGACGACGATACCTCCGCGAATAGCGAC AACGACATAATAGCGACGAAGGTAATAGAAGTGTCGGTGGGCGACGATGGCGAGCTTCAGTTCGCGGACTCGGAGCGCACGGACTCGCACGACAGCGACAGCGAAATGGATCTGTACGACTACTGGCATTGTGCGCAGTGTCGCGCGGAGAACAACAACCCCTTGTACAGATACTGTCATAAGTGTTTCCAG GTACGAAAAAACTTCTTCCCGCCGCGACCGCGCCGCAAGCGTCGAGCGAGACCGAAGGACGACATCCCGCGCACTCTGTCGCAGGACTCCGGTGTGGACTCGCCCATGAGCCAGGACGTGCTCACCAGCCAGGAGGTGGACGTGCCCGCCAGCCAGGACTTGCTCGCCAGCCAGGACTTGCTCGCTAGCCAGGACCTGCTCGCCAGCCAGGACCTGCTCGCCAGCCAGGACCTGCCCGCCAGCCAGGACCTGCTCGCCAGCCAGGACTTGCTGACCAGCCAGGACGTGAATGTCCCCGCCAGCCAGGATGCAGTCCAGTGCGGTGAGGGCACGTCCTCTACTCTCCCCTCCTCCGCGCTCAGTAGGTTCCGCAAGCGCCGCGCCGACTCCGCCGACCGTAGGACCAAACGCAAGCGTCTCTCGCGAACCGACTCCGACACAGACCTAGACTTCGATGACGATATTAAAACGAAAATCAACGTCCGACCGCTCGTTAAAACCGTCAGCGACCCCGCGATCACCATCGAAGAGGCCCCCGTTAAAATCACTAAAAAGGTTATAGCTAAAACTCTGATAGAAAAGATGGAAGATAAGGACTTGTGTGTGATCTGTATCTCGGAGCCGAAGTCCGGCGTGTTCGTGCACGGCCGGATCGCGCACATCTGTTGCTGTTACAAGTGCGCTGTCAAAGTGTGGGTCAAGGCCAAGAGATGCCCTGTCTGCAATTGTAAAGTTAGCAATGTTCTGAAAGCGGTTGTTATGTGA